In Fusarium oxysporum f. sp. lycopersici 4287 chromosome 13, whole genome shotgun sequence, the DNA window TGAACAAGTCCAGTGCCGCCGAGATTCAAGGGACTGAAAGCAGCGAACTGGCCGTTTCCCGGACTTGAGGCCAGGCCGGTCGTAGGCGCTTGATGATGACCATCACTTTGTTGAGCGAAAGCTGTGAGGACATCGAGTTTCTCGTCCATCCGTTTTAGCGTGCCCGTTAGTTCCTCGATCGACAGGTTTTTCCTGTTGATTGTCAATGAACAACGTCTACAATTGAGTCCAGGTGCCTACTTTGCGGCAACAGTCTCGATGTACATGCACTCAAGACCCAACCGTGTGCATCGAGCACAAGCGGGTTTCCTTTCGTCACATTTTGTCTTTCTCTTCCGACAAGCTTCGCAGGCCTATTCAATCAGCCATTGGCTCTCACTCGTGCGACGATGAGACTGACGTTGAGTGCTTGGCGGCGAGAAGGGTTATTCGTTGTTTGCATCTGGTTCGGCTGATTGGACGTTTCGACTGGACCTGGTTCATGTCCTGGCCGATCACTGTGGAGTTGATTCGAGACCTCCCCTTGTCAACGCGCTAAGAGATGGGCGGAATAACATTGGTCCAGAACGCTAGCCCAGCCAGCGAAGCATTAGATGTAGGGTAGGAGGGCCAACTGCAATCGTTGCCTTTTCTCGTCATTCCTAAATCAATTAGCATTGGAACATAATACCGAGATATTAAGTACAAATTGAGGGATAAGAATAAGCTTTTTATTTTCAATTTGATATTTGGTGACGCTTTTGCGGGCTGAGTATCTCTCTTCCACGGATTTAGACTTGCATCCAGTTGCTTCATGGTCAATGACGCCCTAACACTACTCCAACCCTCAGTACTTCATGCTCAAAAATTTTGAAAGACCATGATGCACGACAACAAATACAATTTGAAATCTTTGTTCATTTCTTCATACTTCATCGCATATGAAATATTTCTATAATGGGCCGAACATGTAGTAGTTGTTTCTACACATCTTTATTCTGTCCATTGAGGCCCGCACCCGTTCCAACAGTGAGACTTTGCATGGGTAACAAGCACAGATCTAGAGTTAATAAATCTCCTAACTAATCGATCGATCCTCAAATTCATCGTCATGAAACTTTGAAAAGGAAAGAATGCGTGTCACAATACAGATATCACCGTAAAAGGAGCAATCAGCAATTCCAAGATCTTGGTTTCAGACGGAATCTCGTAGTCCCGGGTGCACCAGCGTCTTGTCATGATGCAATTGCCGTCTCATCCCTCGATTTAAGCTTAATGTTACTGCAACACAGCGCCGCGGAGCTGTGACCAAGGAGATGGCTGGCTTGGCATGTTTCCGTCTAGTCTTAGTGCAACCATCCTGAAACACGTCTCGACTCTCTTGCCCCAGACATCTCATACGTATATGATACCACGAACTTGATAATTTTTATTTCCGCTTTTATCACGGAAGTTGATCTTTCCAATCCTTCGCTTTTCGTCGTTTGATTGTCGTACGTTTTTTTGCTCAGCCCTGGCGGCTTTTTTTGTTTGCGTTTGTTTTGTGTATTTCCCTTCTTTGCCCTGGTGGCCTTATTTGTGTTTTTATTAATTGGTCGATCGCTTTAATTTCGTCATGTCGATTTCGTCTTGTCCGGTGTCGGGGTCGGCGGGGGGAGAGTGTCCGGTTGGTGGTTCTTCGCGATCGGGGCAGACGCGACGAGGCTGTGCGTTTTCGGCGGCGGCGCAACCTGGTGATCTTCATGCTGCATTTGATGTGAGTGAAGGGAAACAAGTATTGAAGACAGGTACTGACTGAACATGTAGATTCCGCGGGGGATCGATACAGAAGAATGGCTTCGCGCAAGGTAGGATGTTCGATGAACAAGGCAGGTCATGACAAGGCTGACATGCAATTGAACAGAGAACGAAAGACGATCAATGAACTCCTCTACGCCGACTACCCCTCCCGGGAAGAAGTCGATTCCGTCAAGAGCCAACAAGAGCTCGATGCCATGAACGCAAGCGACCACGATCTCCTTGCCATCGCCCTCGGCGCCCCAGCACGACAAGTCCTCCAACGCGCTCAAGAAATTGGTCCCCAGACAGGATGGCGCGATGGATACCTCAGCGTCGAGCACGGCTTCTGCCCACCAGACTACGAAGAGCCCATTGCTGCGCTTGCAAGATCACCGGGTCGCATTTGGTCTGATCTCTGTGAGCGCATGCCAGGATGTTGCGCACGAGGAAGAGTGCGAGAGGCTGTTGCTGCGCTGCCGCTTGTTGAGGGTACGGAGGAGAATATCCCTGATGAAGCTCTCTGGGGTGCCGTAGTGGCTCTCGGCATGCTCTGCTCGATTTACCGATTTGAGGATAAGCATGATGGAAAGAATGGACTTGCTATCACAGATGGAGCGACAACGAAGCCGCAATGTCCGATGGGTGACGACCTTTGtgaggagctggagggtATCCCTTTGTGCATCGCTCTTCCGTACTATCAGGTCTCACGAAGAATGGGAAGAACCCTGCCCCACCTCTCATTTCCCGATCAAGCTTCATACAACCTCAAGATCAGAGACGTCAAGTCAAACACCCCATATCTTGCGCGCTTCGACAATACTGATCTTCGATGGCCCATGTTCGGAGAGAGAGCTGAGGTAGCATTTCTGAAAGGATGCGCCGATACCTCTGGTAGGTCTTTCCCCTCCACTACAACTCGTCAACTAACACCCCCAATAGCCTCATTCCAACATGGTCCCGATGCCATCGCCGCATGTCAAGAACACGTCATGACCGGCAACATCGAAGGTCTTCTTCACGAGATGATCCGCCTGAAGGAGATCCTCGAACGAATGCCCAACGCCTTTCACAGCATATCGCCCAACCCCAACGCGGGCGACAACTATGTATCAGCCGACAAATGGGTTCGATGGGGtctcttctcatcgccaTTATCCAAGCGAGTCCCCGCTGCTTCGGGCTTGCAGTTCCCTCCGTATTTGGTGATGGATGCTTTCTTGGGCCGCAAGACGTAGGTCAAGTTCCGAATACCTCTGTGACTTTCACTAACATGACACAGACACGCATCCTTCCTCGGCGTCGAAGCCCTCCACCTTAGAGCGTGGCTCCCCTCCAACCACCGCGCCTTCATTGCCGCAATCCAATACCACTACTCCATCCCCGAATTCGTCCAACGATCCGGCGACCCACGTTTAATGGGTGTTCTCGAGGGTATCGTCGAAGCCTACGCTGGCGAACGTGGTTTTATGGGTGTCCATCGCTACAAAGTCTTCGGTATCCTTGAGGTCGCAGCCAAGACAGGACGAACAGCCACAAACGGTCTTTCTGGCGCGGCAGATGCGACAAGACCTTGGGAGGAGACACATCGTCAGTTCTCAGATGCTATGAAAGAGCGTCTTGAGCCTTTCCGTGGCAAGCTTGCCATGGAACCGCATTCGATGAGGGGCACGTTTGAGGAATGTCGGTATATGGCTAAGATTGCGAGTTGCTCTTCCATTGATCAAGATGCAAGCCGGTCAACTGCCATGGTCACTCTGGATATTCGGGACACCGGTATTACTTTTGCGCCTGGAGATCGAGTGGCTGTTATGCCTCTCAACAGCTGGGAGGAGTGTGCCAAGATGGTTGCTGCTCTGGGTCTTGATCAACACCTTAGGGAGCCAGTCGACACTACAGGAACTTGGTCACGCTTCGAGCACCACCTCTCCACAGTTACGAGAACCGCGCACAGACAACTTACAGTCATCGACATCCTCCGTCGAGGTCACCTCGCCCCAatcaccaaggagctcaCTGTCAAAGTCCACGAGCTCCTTCACGCTTCGTCCAACACTGTCCTCCAAGTGTTAGCCACAGAGGAGTGGCCGGTACGTGGATCGTTGGGCGATCTTCTTCAGAAGGCCGTTCTCGATACGCCAAGCCACATTTGGAACAGGGCTTTCAACCTTGAAGACCTGAGCTGGCTGTCGGAGCTCGTTCAGCTTGAAGTTCCCCGAACATACTCCATCTCTAGTCACAGCGACGAGCTGCTCCCCAGTACCGTCGACCTGACCATCTCCCGCGCCGAGTATGAGCTCAGTCCAATCTTCTCGCAGGGACAGACTGTCACCAGAGCCGGTGTCGCAAGTGGCTTCTTCAATCCTCGTCCCTTGTCCGCAGAGAACAGCCTCTTATACGAAGTCCTGATCGGTGTTTCTCGACCGGTTGCCTTCCAACTTCCTATCGACAAAATGGTTCCCTGTGCTTTCTTCGCCGGAGGTAGTGGCATCGCCCCCTTCCGCAGCTTCTGGCAGCATCGGCTAGCGACATCGGGTCTGTCAGGTGGGCGTAATTTGCTGTACCTGGGAGTCCAGTCCCGTGAGAAGTTCTGCTACGAGGCTGAGCTGCGGGAACTAGTCAACATGGGCTTCATGGAGGTCCATCTTGCGTTCTCCAGAGATCGTCATGGTTTGGCATATGACGGTGTCGCACGGGATCTTGTGGAGAAGTCGACACCTCCTCGATACATCGACAGCCTCATCGTCGAGCAGGGTAATATGATTTGCGACATGGTCATGTCAAAGAAGCAGGGCGGCCTTGGTGGTCACTTATACGTCTGTGGCTCAGTGTCTGTGTTTGACTCGGTCATGAGCGGCATTCGTAAGGCTATGTACAACTACCGCACAGCAACCATGGAGACCGTGGACttgatcatcaacaaggCTTTTGCCGAACGTCGCTTCATGCTTGACGTCTTCATGTCTCCCAAGGCCCTCCCTTGCAATCTCCCGACGATCTCTCTCTCTAGCCTCGCTCTGCACACTGGTCATCGCCAAGAGTCTCGAATGTGGATCGCTGTTCATGGAAGTGTTTACGACATCACCGACTTCTGTCCCATGCACCCTGGTGGAACCCTCATTATCAAGTCCAACGCAGGTGTCGACTGCACCAAGTCCTTCGACAACCTTGCACATACCAACAACCCCGAGGTGTCGAGTCTGCTGACGAGGTACTTCATTGGTCATCTGGCTCCCAAGCCCGACTATCGTGATAGCGACGTTTCTACGCTTCATGATCTTTGGGCTTGCTACTTGAGGGTCACCGTCGAGACGCTTGTCGCCCATCAGTTTGAGATGAACGATATCATGGGCGAGTCTATTGACTCTCCCTCTGCGTATGATCCCAACGGTATCAGCAACATCTGGCTCCGAGAAGGCCTTCCAAACACCATTGCCATTCGAACCTTCTACGATTACCAGAATCGCTTGCTACAGGGTGGCTTTGCTGCTCTGTTTGGATCAAAGCTGGAGGAATTAGTCCTGCGCCTTCCTTCAATTCGCCAACNNNNNNNNNNNNNNNNNNNNNNNNNNNNNNNNNNNNNNNNNNNNNNNNNNNNNNNNNNNNNNNNNNNNNNNNNNNNNNNNNNNNNNNNNNNNNNNNNNNNNNNNNNNNNNNNNNNNNNNNNNNNNNNNNNNNNNNNNNNNNNNNNNNNNNNNNNNNNNNNNNNNNNNNNNNNNNNNNNNNNNNNNNNNNNNNNNNNNNNNNNNNNNNNNNNNNNNNNNNNAGATCAGGTGCTTCTTGGAGATTTTGTTTGCGATTCCATCTTCCCGAGCTGCGCTCCCAAGAGCGGGGAGTCCTCGACTTTACTGCGAAAATGCGGTGCAGCTTTGACATTGAGCTCTTGGAAGATCTCCCGACAAGAGGCGTGCAACGGCCATGGACGCTTTTCGAGAGCATCGCGACTGTTCTCGATTCTTTCGATGGGTCTAACTCGGACTCTACGCCTGTGGCTGCTTTGTCGTCGTTTCTCTTGCAGACACTCGAGAGGATGGCACATCGACTGGCGATGTTCTACACTCAGTTGGCACGTCTTTCTGTGTATCAGCCTGAGCTTGAGCATAATCCAGCCCGAACTCGATGGGCTTTCGTCAGGCGATGTATTCGAGATGGTACCTTCTTTGTCATGACCCGATCGCGCAATGATGGACAATCGATGGACGGACAATCTGAGTCTTACTACATCAATGCGAAGTCTTTGGAGAAGACAACCTTTGACAACATCCTCTCACAGATAAAGCATGTGATTACTTCCTCGACAGCGGAATCACAAACGACGATCGTTCAACCATCCACTGTCAATGATGTTCACCACGAGAGAGCAACCACCCTCGCCAAGGACGGCTCGGTCGCCTCATCTGCATCCAGGCTGAACGTCGGAGCAGTTGAGAGCATGGGAAGCttcatgaagaagaacgaAAAGGCAATCCGCCGGCTGAGCAGCATGCCAAGTCAGCTGCAGCTGGATGATCTTCAAAGAGCCATCGCTTTGAACGACAAGCCCAGTCCTCAGGCTAGCGAGAGCACAGATGCCTCGAAAGAGAACCCCGGTCGTTTCAAACCGCTAGAGCTCAAGACATCCCTCAAGATAGACCCCAGtgctttgcttgcttgtAAGGACCAGATGCTGACTGCGCGCATGAGGATAATGGCCGGTTATGAGATGATGTCTTGCTCAGCTTCTCGGTTGAGTGCCCCGGCAAAATGTACCTCGATCAGCTCCATTACTTTCGAGGAAGCCGATGAACTGGTTGTCACCAACCCTCAACCGCTCATGGAATGCTTAAAGTCCATTCCAGACGACGAGAGCGTCCCATCCTCAGCATCGTGCACAACTGCCCAGTCTCGTCGTAGCTCATTCAGTGGTAGTTCTGTTACAGGCTCTATCGCTGAGTCTGTCATACAGACGCCTCCATCTCGCCCATATGAGACTAGCATGGCCCTGAAGTTGAAGCTTGAGGGTTTGAACCGCCGGTCGCGTGGAGAGTCTGTTTCATCCCGACAGAGCTTCATCTCGGCTTCGAGTGCGATGGATCTGAGAAGGAATAGGTCCGTGTCGAGTGCCAGGAATGCATCGAAGAGGATGTCCATCGACCCTGGCCACACGAGGGAACAATCGGCCGGCAGGCTGTTGGCATTCAAGCTAGGAGCTTTAGCAGGCGAGAGGCGATCTTTTATCCCACCTACCTGGTAGATATCTATAGTTTAGTCGCTCAACAAACAACGGTATTTGGATAAGCCAGTCCAGCTCTCAATCATTGAGCTTTCGTGAGTAGTAGCCATTAAGACTCTGATTCCATGGATCGCATGCGATATCGACAATGGGAGTAATTCTGAGCTTGACAGCTTGACATATGTGCGGACCGATAACTAGCTGCATTCTAACACCTGGAGCGGGATATACCTTCCATACTAGGATTTCTAAGCCGAGGGCGTGACATATTGGTTGGTTGGTTTCCTGATGCATAAAGCCCTGCAACAACTTTTCTCGTATGCGAACCCTGTCACTATCACTGTCACAATGCAAGGGGTAGCAGCTCCTTGCATAATCCCGCGGTATTCTCTGTACGCGTGTCTCAGAACTAAACCCAAAGACATCAGCAATACATATTTAGTCAAGATATTATTCTTATGATGCACATGATCTGACGTTTTAGCTTCCGTAGCTGAACATTGAACGTGCTCCACAACCCCAGGGCAATGATGATTAGCACCGTTGATTGACACTTCCGCCACGGAATGTAACCCAAGACCACATACATAAGGATATGCGTTGGCTCGTTATCCCCTCGACAGGGATACAGTGGAAACCccctcatcaaccaacaCACGAGCGGTCTGTTCTTGCTTTTTAATCCCTCTTTTAGTTTTCGACGGCGCCAAGTTTAATCTCAATTTGTCAGATATTAAGGTGAATCGTGTATATTTCTTGATCCTTTCGCAATCGAAGGACCATTGAGACCTTATATCTTCAACTGGTTCCTTCTAGGACTTGAGTCCTagaaagtcctagatgaaagTCCTACGATCTAAGTTTAGGGCGTCAAACTTTAATCCTGAACCTTAATcctgaagttgagggtgAACCCTCCAACATTCAACACACCCCCTCAGGCTCAATAGGTCCCAGTTGAGCCTGCATTTCCTAGGCAGTCTTCTATCTTCTGGAGCCTTGCTTCTATTCCTTCTTGCTTCCGGCTCTGCTGCTGTCTTTCCTGAATATCTTCCAGGCCAAGTTGATAGAGGAAGCGGTTCCATTTGCCTGCCGGCAGGGCCTTTGTCAATCCGTCTGCGATCATATCCGTTGATTTGGTGTATTTGACTTGAATTCTCCCTTCTTGGACCTCCTGTCTCAGCCAGTGGTTGTGAATATCCACGTGCCGCAACTTAGTCTTCAAAGTAGCGATTTCGGCGGTCACAAGGTTGATAGTTTGAGTATTGTCGCAGTCGATACGGATAGTCGGATCATCCATCTGAACTGTAAGCTCTTTCAACAGCCGACTCACATAGAGGGATTCCTTAGCAGCCTGTGCCAAGGCTAGGAGCTCTGCCTCTGTCGTGGATGTGGTGACTGTATTCTGCTTGCTAGCTCTCCAGCCGATCAACCCGTCGAATAGTCGGATAGTGTACGCTTGGGAGCTTTTCCGATCAAGGGTGTTATCGGCAAAAGAAGCGTCACTAGCAACTGTAAGACCTCCGGGTCCTCCGAATCGTAGGGCTCGGTGCCTTGTGTGTGAGAGGTAGTGGATAACGCGGTCGGCGGCgtcttggtgttcttggccaGGGTTGACAAGAAATCGGGCCAGCCTGGAGGCGGCGAAAGCTATGTCAGGCCGGGTGTTAACGGCGATATAGAGGATCGAGCCGACTTTACGTTGATATCGTTGAAGTTCTGCCGGGGTTGCTAGTCCTGTTTGAGGTCGTAGCTCTGTTTGAGTCATTGGTACTGTAGATGTTCCCTTGTTAGCTAGATTTGCGATTTTGTCAATGTAGGCTGTTTGAGATAGCCAAATCTTCCTTGCAGGCCGGTCCCGTATGACTTCCATTCCTAGGAACCATTGCACGGGATCTCCTCCTGTTAGCTTGTATTTTGATCCAAGCTGTCTAGTCAATTCATCGGCCTTGTCTTTCCGGGCCTTCCTGTAAGCGATGATAACATCGTCAACgtaaaagaagaagaggactCCTTCCTTCTTGAAACAACAAGGTTCGTGAGGAATCTGTGTGTAGCCTAACTCTAGGAGGGTCTTCGAGAGTTCTTTCTGCCATAGCAAGGGAGAGGCTCGTAGTCCGTACAGGGCCTGGTTGAGCTTCAGGATAGTTGCTGTTTTCTTATACCCCGGGCCATGTGCATGAAGATATCCTGGTCAATTGGGGCGTTTACGAATGCGTTGACCACATCGTATTGGACCATCTCTAGGTCAAATCTGGCCGCAATGGCTATCAGGGTCCGGAAAGACCTTCCGGCTAGGGTAGCTGCATATGTCTCTTGCAACCTTCCCTTAGCTTGTTGGTCTCCTCTGACCACTAGCCGTGCCTTGCATTTCTGAAATCGGCCGTGTTTATCGAACTTGTAAACGTATACCCACATACAGCCAAGGACTTGTTGGCCAACGGCTCGAGCGTCTTTCTTTCGAATCTCAGTCCAGGACCTCATTTCCTTGTGACTCTGAAGGTGGCtttcttcagcctcttgaaAGAGCGTTCCAAAAGGGTGATGCTTTAGGTCTTGATGTTTCGTCGGGGGCGGCGGTAGGGAGTTTCGATGCATTTTCACCCCTTGTCGGAGCTTCCGTTCGATTGAGGTCTGGAGAGGGGACTTTGTTCCGGCTAGGAAGGCTGCTTGCCACGAGACTGTTTTGTTTCCTTCGTCTGATAAGGCCCTGGAACTGTGCGCTACTAGAGCTGACAGTGGTGTGGCTGGAGGTGTTGGTAGGATATCAGAGTCTTCTGACTGTTTGAGGCTGTTTTCTAGGGCAGTTGCCACGATGCAGTCTTCTGTTTCGTCTGTAATAGGGCTGCTTTCATCTGCTAGGGTGGTTGTTGGAAGGGCCACTTCAATACAGTCTTCAACCTGTTCGGCTTGTTCGTTGTCGTCTTGTTCCGGCAGGGAGGATCCTTGTACGAACTTGGCAATTTCTTCTAGGTCAGCTTCGAGTAGTTCATCTTTGAAGCTTTCCCAGTCTCCGTTGCAGCCTTCGTCTTCATTAAATATGACGTCTCGAGTGTTGACTATCCGGTTGATCGTGGGGATCCAGATCCTATAGATGTTCGAGGACCTATATCCCACTAGGAAGCCGATCCAACCTTTGGGCTTAAGCCGCATCTTGCGATTGACCTTCTGCTGGGCATCTGAGGTCATTGCATAGGCCTTGCAGCCAAATGCCCGTAGGTGTGTTTGATCCGGCTGTTTCTTCGGCTGTGGAATCCCTGCTGCTTTGGCTGATGCTGTATGCAGTTGATCATATGGCGTTTTCCAGCCTGATGCGTAGTTCGGCGTTCGGTTGTACAGATAAACTGCTGTCCTTCCAATTTCTGGCCACAGCTGGTGAGGAAGCTTTGCGCCTGTTCGCATAGCCctttccttgtccttgactACACCCCCTGAGCGTTCGGCACCCCCATTCTGGGCTTGTGTGTATGGGGCCGAGGGCTCGATGATGATAGCTCTATTCCTCAGGAAGTCTCCGATTTTCGGCTTGATCTCCGTGATCTCGTTATCGCATTCGATGACTTTGACCTTGAGGCCGTGTTGGACTTCCAGATGACTTAGGAAGGATTTGAAAGCGGTGATAACAACTTCTGTCGTCCGGGCTGTGAGGTAGTAATCCCAGATGTAACCCGTAGCTCGGCAGGTTAACAACATCTGTGAGGTATAGCCGCCTATGCCTTCTTGGTAGTCATGGAAGTCAATAGCGATACGCTCGCCGGCCTTCTGATCGGATTGTCTTGGGGCTCGTCTGATTTGTCTCTTGATCTTCGATATGCCACAGGCGTCGCATTCAACAGTGGCTGGTCCTCGTATTCGCACCCCTTGAGAGGCCGAGATAAGATGTTCCAGAGCTTGTGGTCCCGGGTGCCCTAGGCGACTGTGCCATCGGATAGCTTCTCCCGTCAAAGGGGCTCTCTTTGTGTGAGAGCTGAATCTGTGGGCTGCAAAGGCTGCTTTTGGGAAGCTTTCTGACTGGTATTCGACGACATACTGGCCGTATAGGTCATGGATTGTGCATGCAATCGTTCGGTCGAGTCGTCGGAGGGTCGTTGGGTTACGCCTATTATCCCAATAGAAGCCTTTCTTTCGTAGTTGACGTAGGGAGACTAGGGTCGTAAGGAGCCGAGGGCAATAGGCTACATCTTCAAGCATTAGGACTCGAGTTCCTGTGAGCCTGATGGTCATGGTTCCGTAGCCTAAGATGGGTAGTTTTCGGTCTCCTGCCCAGATGAAGTCGCCTGGAATAGCCTGCTGGAATCTCGCTAGTCTGTTGGCACTGTTTGTGATTGAGATAGTAGCTCCGGGGTCGTGAAACACGGAGTTCCGTAAGGGATAGTTATCCCTTTGGGCTGCAAAGGCGGTCTTGATTTCGGCGACTGGTCGGCCGTACAGTCATTGGTCTGAGTTTTCTTCCCTTTGTTGGCTGCATCAAGGGTTCTGTCTTTTGTGGTCCTGGCCTTCTTCCGAGTGAGGGCTTTTACCTTG includes these proteins:
- a CDS encoding hypothetical protein (At least one base has a quality score < 10), coding for MSISSCPVSGSAGGECPVGGSSRSGQTRRGCAFSAAAQPGDLHAAFDIPRGIDTEEWLRARERKTINELLYADYPSREEVDSVKSQQELDAMNASDHDLLAIALGAPARQVLQRAQEIGPQTGWRDGYLSVEHGFCPPDYEEPIAALARSPGRIWSDLCERMPGCCARGRVREAVAALPLVEGTEENIPDEALWGAVVALGMLCSIYRFEDKHDGKNGLAITDGATTKPQCPMGDDLCEELEGIPLCIALPYYQVSRRMGRTLPHLSFPDQASYNLKIRDVKSNTPYLARFDNTDLRWPMFGERAEVAFLKGCADTSASFQHGPDAIAACQEHVMTGNIEGLLHEMIRLKEILERMPNAFHSISPNPNAGDNYVSADKWVRWGLFSSPLSKRVPAASGLQFPPYLVMDAFLGRKTHASFLGVEALHLRAWLPSNHRAFIAAIQYHYSIPEFVQRSGDPRLMGVLEGIVEAYAGERGFMGVHRYKVFGILEVAAKTGRTATNGLSGAADATRPWEETHRQFSDAMKERLEPFRGKLAMEPHSMRGTFEECRYMAKIASCSSIDQDASRSTAMVTLDIRDTGITFAPGDRVAVMPLNSWEECAKMVAALGLDQHLREPVDTTGTWSRFEHHLSTVTRTAHRQLTVIDILRRGHLAPITKELTVKVHELLHASSNTVLQVLATEEWPVRGSLGDLLQKAVLDTPSHIWNRAFNLEDLSWLSELVQLEVPRTYSISSHSDELLPSTVDLTISRAEYELSPIFSQGQTVTRAGVASGFFNPRPLSAENSLLYEVLIGVSRPVAFQLPIDKMVPCAFFAGGSGIAPFRSFWQHRLATSGLSGGRNLLYLGVQSREKFCYEAELRELVNMGFMEVHLAFSRDRHGLAYDGVARDLVEKSTPPRYIDSLIVEQGNMICDMVMSKKQGGLGGHLYVCGSVSVFDSVMSGIRKAMYNYRTATMETVDLIINKAFAERRFMLDVFMSPKALPCNLPTISLSSLALHTGHRQESRMWIAVHGSVYDITDFCPMHPGGTLIIKSNAGVDCTKSFDNLAHTNNPEVSSLLTRYFIGHLAPKPDYRDSDVSTLHDLWACYLRVTVETLVAHQFEMNDIMGESIDSPSAYDPNGISNIWLREGLPNTIAIRTFYDYQNRLLQGASWRFCLRFHLPELRSQERGVLDFTAKMRCSFDIELLEDLPTRGVQRPWTLFESIATVLDSFDGSNSDSTPVAALSSFLLQTLERMAHRLAMFYTQLARLSVYQPELEHNPARTRWAFVRRCIRDGTFFVMTRSRNDGQSMDGQSESYYINAKSLEKTTFDNILSQIKHVITSSTAESQTTIVQPSTVNDVHHERATTLAKDGSVASSASRLNVGAVESMGSFMKKNEKAIRRLSSMPSQLQLDDLQRAIALNDKPSPQASESTDASKENPGRFKPLELKTSLKIDPSALLACKDQMLTARMRIMAGYEMMSCSASRLSAPAKCTSISSITFEEADELVVTNPQPLMECLKSIPDDESVPSSASCTTAQSRRSSFSGSSVTGSIAESVIQTPPSRPYETSMALKLKLEGLNRRSRGESVSSRQSFISASSAMDLRRNRSVSSARNASKRMSIDPGHTREQSAGRLLAFKLGALAGERRSFIPPTW